One segment of Eschrichtius robustus isolate mEscRob2 chromosome 3, mEscRob2.pri, whole genome shotgun sequence DNA contains the following:
- the TMEM52 gene encoding transmembrane protein 52 — translation MVQPGSAGQLQDRGRTEIMEQPERRMAERKAEGSERPQRERGLGRGLHKASRLVGSRFPSALSMFAGTLGDRGLLLLPPLLPLPQVALGFAEGSCDPSDQCPPQARWSSLWHVGLILLTVVLLLLCGVTASCVRFCCLRKRAHAQPHLPSAPEPCDPTAIPADSDSPMHSTVSSYSSVQYPLGMQLPLPFGKLDLDSMTPPAYSLYAPELPPSYEEAVKMAKTRQEEPPPSQETSPLPEASCLEPPPGPQEWGRNAQHPWL, via the exons ATGGTACAGCCTGGAAGTGCTGGACAGCTGCAGGACAGAGGCaggacagagatcatggagcag CCTGAGCGCCGGATGGCGGAGCGGAAGGCAGAGGGCAGCGAGCGCCCGCAGCGAGA GAGGGGCCTGGGGCGGGGCCTCCATAAAGCCTCGAGGCTAGTTGGCTCGCGCTTCCCGTCGGCGCTGAGCATGTTCGCTGGCACCCTAGGTGACCGCGGgctcctgctgctgccgccgctccTGCCGCTGCCGCAG GTGGCGCTGGGCTTCGCGGAAGGCAGCTGCGACCCCTCGGATCA GTGCCCGCCCCAGGCCCGCTGGAGCAGCCTGTGGCACGTGGG GCTTATACTGCTCACTGTCGTCCTGCTGCTGCTGTGTGGGGTCACGGCCAGCTGTGTCCGGTTCTGCTGTCTCCGGAAGCGGGCGCACGCCCAGCCACACCTGCCATCAGCACCTGAGCCTTGCGACCCGACAGCCATCCCCGCGGACAGTGACAGCCCCATGCACAGCACTGTGTCAT CCTACAGCTCCGTGCAGTACCCGCTGGGCATGCAGCTGCCCCTGCCCTTTGGGAAGCTGGACCTCGACTCTATGACCCCTCCCGCCTACAGCCTGTATGCCCCTGAGCTGCCGCCCTCCTACGAAGAGGCCGTCAAGATGGCTAAAACCAGACAGGAAGAGCCACCCCCCTCCCAGGAGACCAGCCCCCTTCCTGAGgcctcatgcctagagcccccTCCAGGGCCCCAGGAGTGGGGCCGCAATGCCCAACACCCCTGGCTGTAG